CTGCCCCTGGTTCTTCCGCCGACGGTGCTCGGCTTTTATGTCCTGGTGGCGCTGGGACCGCGCAGCCCGTTGGGCGCGTGGTACGAGTCGTGGTCGGGGCGCGGCCTGCCTTTCACTTTCGAAGGACTGGTCGTCGCTTCCGCGCTCTACAGCCTGCCCTTTGCCGTTCAGCCCTTCGCGGCTGCATTCGCCGCCGTCGATGCGCGGTTGCTGGCGGCTTCGGCCACCCTCGGCGCCTCGCGTCTCCGAACCTTCCTGCGCGTTATTGTTCCGCTTTCGCTGCCGGGAATCGTCACCGGCACGGTGCTGAGCTTCGCGCATACCGTGGGCGAGTTCGGAGTGGTTCTGATGGTGGGCGGCAACATACCCGGCGTGACGCGCACGGTTTCCATCGATATCTATGACTCGGTGCAGGCCCTGGATTACACGGGTGCGGGACAGACCTCGCTGGTTCTGCTGCTGTTTTCATTCGCTGTCCTGTCGCTGGTGTATGGCGTGAACCGGAGGACTTGGCCGCTATGGTCGGCGAAGTAGCCCTCGAGGTCCGCATACAGAAGCGCCTTCCCGGCAACGGTCAGCCGGGCTTTGAACTCGACGCCGAGTTCACGGTTCCACCCGGCATCACCATCTTGTTCGGACCTTCCGGGTCAGGGAAG
The sequence above is a segment of the Terriglobales bacterium genome. Coding sequences within it:
- the modB gene encoding molybdate ABC transporter permease subunit, giving the protein MNWQAILLTLKLAVVVSALLLLLGLPLAYWVAFSRWRWKFLVEAVVALPLVLPPTVLGFYVLVALGPRSPLGAWYESWSGRGLPFTFEGLVVASALYSLPFAVQPFAAAFAAVDARLLAASATLGASRLRTFLRVIVPLSLPGIVTGTVLSFAHTVGEFGVVLMVGGNIPGVTRTVSIDIYDSVQALDYTGAGQTSLVLLLFSFAVLSLVYGVNRRTWPLWSAK